In Pedobacter sp. SL55, the following proteins share a genomic window:
- a CDS encoding RsmB/NOP family class I SAM-dependent RNA methyltransferase, with product MKVHHHIRAFEQVLASYDGKLPLHRYLVVYFKQHKQMGSSDRRWASRYIYSYFRLGKALATLPATERLAVADFLCNVDLSLVTEHAFPQAAAHITKPIKEKVAFVESQYPAFKLEDVFPFKASLSDGINEQDFLYSLFVQPDLFIRVRETHLPTVKAKIEAAGVVVNELSDTTLALPNGTKLEQIIDDARLYQVQDFSSQKTGAYFKPQPYDYWWDCCAASGGKSLLIHSLEPKVKLLASDVRETSLGNLQERFIAAGIKDFQKKTIDLLQNNDQILHHYEFDGILLDAPCSGAGTWGRTPEMLYFFEEYKVANYVKLQKAIAENVIKYLKPGKPLIYMTCSVFKQENEEVVNYLLEKFPLKLETMELIKGYHDKADSMFVARLIKQ from the coding sequence ATGAAGGTACACCATCATATCAGGGCATTTGAGCAGGTTTTAGCAAGTTACGATGGTAAATTGCCGCTTCACAGATATTTGGTTGTATATTTTAAGCAGCACAAACAAATGGGTTCGTCAGATAGGAGATGGGCAAGCAGATACATTTACAGTTACTTTAGGCTAGGTAAAGCATTGGCTACTTTGCCGGCAACAGAGCGTTTGGCTGTGGCAGATTTTCTTTGCAATGTCGATTTAAGTTTGGTTACCGAACATGCTTTTCCTCAAGCGGCAGCACATATTACAAAGCCAATTAAAGAGAAAGTAGCTTTTGTAGAATCGCAATATCCAGCTTTTAAATTGGAAGATGTTTTTCCTTTTAAAGCCAGCCTCTCTGATGGCATTAATGAGCAAGACTTTTTATATTCTTTGTTTGTACAGCCAGATTTGTTTATCCGAGTTCGCGAAACACACTTGCCTACAGTTAAAGCTAAAATAGAGGCTGCTGGTGTTGTGGTAAACGAACTTTCGGATACTACGTTGGCTTTACCTAACGGAACAAAATTAGAGCAAATTATAGACGATGCACGTTTATATCAAGTGCAAGATTTTTCTTCGCAAAAAACGGGAGCTTATTTCAAACCGCAACCTTACGATTATTGGTGGGATTGCTGCGCCGCATCTGGCGGAAAATCTCTGTTAATACACAGCTTAGAGCCTAAAGTTAAATTGCTAGCCAGCGATGTAAGGGAAACTAGCTTAGGGAACTTGCAAGAGCGTTTTATAGCAGCTGGTATCAAAGATTTTCAGAAAAAAACCATCGATCTTTTGCAAAATAACGATCAAATATTACATCACTATGAGTTTGATGGGATTTTGCTAGATGCGCCTTGCTCGGGTGCTGGTACTTGGGGCCGAACTCCAGAAATGCTGTATTTCTTTGAAGAGTACAAAGTAGCTAATTATGTGAAGCTACAAAAGGCAATTGCCGAAAATGTGATTAAATACCTTAAACCGGGTAAGCCATTAATTTACATGACTTGTTCTGTTTTTAAGCAAGAAAACGAAGAAGTGGTAAACTATCTACTCGAAAAATTCCCTCTAAAATTAGAGACAATGGAATTGATTAAGGGGTACCATGATAAGGCAGACAGCATGTTTGTAGCGAGGTTAATCAAACAATAA
- a CDS encoding ABC transporter substrate-binding protein, translating to MILVRNRQQLLSGNKLLAVLTFIAVLASCSPKITKPVVKTPAKPVEQKTAAKFTQGNISVFVPFQLNKFNLKTVTKAQIGKADMALDFYQGLMLGIDSAANTGLNFKVNVFDTRDDNSQLATLIKKEAVKSSNLIIGPVFPDGVKYMTGFSEVNKLPLISPLAASKPSEFNNPYLISIVNDIETHGKRVADYIAKENKAEQTIVVLINTKKSSDEAFARPVKSQFASKYPSFVVQEFTSTYVFETKMVKGKKYAVVVCSDDAPFVAPSLTKLHRLKNVAGYPIQVFGHPNWAKQTYNIDQLQSLETVLSSSYHIDYKSKNAVDFVKVYRDKYEFEPTEYAFKGFDIGFYFGKLMAKYGISYTDYLIKEKYKGLTNDFDFGYDAEYGYYNKHLKILQYKDTALVQVD from the coding sequence ATGATATTAGTTCGAAACCGCCAGCAACTATTGAGTGGGAATAAGCTTTTAGCTGTACTTACTTTTATTGCGGTGTTGGCGAGTTGCTCGCCCAAAATAACAAAGCCGGTGGTGAAAACCCCGGCTAAACCTGTTGAACAGAAAACGGCTGCCAAGTTTACGCAAGGTAACATTAGCGTTTTCGTTCCTTTTCAGCTGAATAAATTTAACCTGAAAACAGTTACCAAAGCGCAAATTGGCAAAGCCGATATGGCTTTAGATTTTTATCAGGGTTTAATGTTGGGCATTGACTCTGCTGCCAATACAGGTTTAAATTTCAAGGTAAATGTTTTTGATACAAGAGATGATAATAGTCAGCTGGCTACACTAATTAAGAAAGAGGCTGTAAAAAGTAGCAATTTAATTATTGGGCCGGTTTTTCCTGATGGGGTAAAGTACATGACAGGCTTTTCGGAAGTGAATAAATTACCATTAATTTCTCCGCTGGCAGCCTCTAAACCAAGTGAATTTAACAACCCATACTTAATTTCTATTGTAAACGATATTGAAACGCATGGAAAGAGGGTGGCTGATTATATTGCCAAAGAAAACAAGGCCGAGCAAACGATTGTAGTGTTGATCAATACTAAAAAATCATCTGATGAAGCTTTTGCTCGTCCAGTTAAAAGTCAGTTTGCTAGTAAATATCCTAGTTTTGTAGTGCAAGAGTTTACTTCTACCTACGTGTTTGAAACTAAAATGGTAAAAGGTAAAAAGTATGCGGTGGTGGTTTGCTCAGATGATGCGCCTTTTGTAGCCCCAAGTTTAACCAAATTACATCGCTTAAAAAATGTGGCTGGGTATCCTATCCAAGTTTTTGGTCATCCAAACTGGGCAAAGCAAACTTACAATATCGATCAGTTGCAAAGTTTAGAAACTGTTTTAAGTTCTTCCTATCATATCGATTACAAAAGCAAAAATGCGGTTGATTTTGTAAAGGTTTATAGAGATAAATATGAATTTGAACCTACAGAATATGCTTTTAAAGGTTTTGATATTGGATTTTACTTCGGTAAACTAATGGCCAAGTATGGTATTAGTTACACCGATTATCTGATTAAAGAAAAATATAAAGGCTTAACTAACGATTTTGATTTTGGTTACGATGCAGAATATGGATATTATAACAAGCATTTAAAGATTTTGCAGTACAAAGATACGGCTTTAGTGCAGGTGGATTGA
- the guaA gene encoding glutamine-hydrolyzing GMP synthase produces the protein MLEKIIILDFGSQFTQLIARRVRELNVYCEIHPFNNIPALDSTVKGVILSGSPSSVRQENAPFVDLNLFKAYPLLAVCYGAQFIAQQSGGNVEASATREYGRANLSFVNNENPLFKGILVDSQVWMSHGDSITQVPENFEIIASTAEVRVAGYQVKGEQTYAIQFHPEVTHSTDGKTLLSNFLVGICGCSQDWTSDAFAETTIADLKAQLGDDKVVLALSGGVDSSVAAVLLHKAIGKNLHCIFVDNGLLRKNEYESVLEQYKDFGLNIKGVDAKDRFLGELAGVEDPEKKRKIIGRVFIEVFDDEAHQIQDVKWLAQGTIYPDVIESVSVNGPSATIKSHHNVGGLPDFMKLKVVEPLKTLFKDEVRRVGNTLGLESFILGRHPFPGPGLGIRIIGEVTAEKIAILQEADHIYIQNLKDAGLYDQIWQAGAIFLPVRSVGVMGDERTYENVIALRAVESLDGMTADWCHLPYPVLAKISNEIINKVRGINRVVYDISSKPPATIEWE, from the coding sequence ATGCTAGAAAAAATCATTATCCTCGATTTTGGTTCGCAATTTACACAGCTTATTGCACGTCGTGTTCGCGAATTAAATGTGTACTGCGAAATTCATCCATTTAACAACATTCCAGCCCTAGATTCTACGGTGAAAGGGGTAATCCTTTCGGGAAGTCCGTCTTCTGTGCGTCAAGAAAATGCGCCATTTGTAGACTTGAATTTGTTTAAAGCTTATCCTTTATTGGCGGTTTGCTACGGAGCGCAGTTTATTGCACAGCAAAGTGGAGGAAATGTAGAAGCATCGGCAACGAGAGAATATGGTAGAGCTAATTTAAGCTTTGTGAACAACGAAAATCCTTTGTTTAAAGGCATCTTGGTTGATTCGCAAGTATGGATGAGCCACGGGGATTCGATTACGCAAGTGCCAGAAAATTTCGAAATTATTGCAAGTACTGCCGAAGTTAGGGTGGCTGGCTACCAAGTAAAAGGAGAGCAAACTTATGCTATTCAGTTCCATCCAGAAGTTACGCACAGTACAGATGGCAAAACTTTGTTGAGCAACTTTTTGGTTGGTATTTGCGGCTGTAGCCAAGATTGGACATCAGACGCTTTTGCAGAAACTACCATTGCCGATTTGAAAGCTCAACTAGGAGATGATAAAGTGGTTTTAGCACTTTCTGGAGGTGTAGATAGTAGCGTAGCGGCGGTTTTATTGCACAAAGCTATTGGCAAAAACTTACACTGTATTTTCGTAGATAACGGTTTGTTACGTAAGAACGAATATGAAAGCGTATTAGAACAATACAAAGATTTTGGTCTAAATATTAAAGGAGTTGATGCGAAGGATAGATTTTTAGGCGAGTTGGCTGGTGTTGAAGATCCGGAGAAGAAACGTAAAATTATTGGACGTGTATTTATCGAAGTATTTGATGATGAAGCACACCAAATTCAGGATGTGAAGTGGTTAGCGCAGGGAACAATTTATCCAGATGTAATCGAATCTGTTTCGGTTAACGGCCCGTCGGCAACTATAAAATCACACCATAACGTAGGTGGTTTGCCAGATTTCATGAAATTGAAAGTGGTAGAGCCATTAAAAACTTTATTTAAGGATGAAGTGCGTAGAGTTGGAAACACTTTAGGCTTAGAATCGTTTATTTTAGGTAGACATCCTTTCCCTGGTCCTGGTTTAGGGATTAGAATTATTGGAGAGGTAACTGCAGAAAAGATTGCGATATTACAGGAAGCAGATCATATTTACATCCAAAACTTGAAAGATGCTGGTTTATACGACCAAATTTGGCAAGCTGGAGCGATATTTTTACCAGTGCGTTCGGTAGGGGTAATGGGCGATGAGCGTACTTACGAAAACGTAATTGCGTTGAGGGCGGTAGAATCGTTAGATGGGATGACTGCAGATTGGTGCCATTTGCCTTATCCGGTGCTCGCAAAAATATCCAATGAAATTATTAATAAAGTAAGAGGGATTAACCGAGTTGTGTATGATATTAGTTCGAAACCGCCAGCAACTATTGAGTGGGAATAA
- a CDS encoding tetratricopeptide repeat-containing sensor histidine kinase, with protein MCCTVLLSCTTDTPKNSVSLIDSVIDKTSWVYNDTVNKEQAVQKLQYLLNHDKSLPPQSKYKIYHSLYFYYFYKNNYQQSLLYADSMIYTVERTKSAKNYIDELASAYYFKGDALFRLKAYEEAYRNYFLGKKLMPVIDDKCKSSNYNYRIAMILYKQGKYNDANSYFKITLDEVKQCSTSFSEVFRQQELLNNIALCYSRTNKIDSAIIYYQKALKYIVANDTLPERKKYYLSARGVVYGNIGGEMLRKKQFDKAETFLKKSIAINDLPGYDSVDVVTAKIKLIKVYLETEQLAKAGNYLQILKKDSEKLNVLDFKRTYHLLSSKHLDAVGEPRLALHHLERYASLSDSLQKETDKLKSTSVDERFRNLSNESEINSLKREAEIQQRYLYITMVFIAMAISIVVLIYIYLRKSKKNIRELTNLNNEILLQKNKLEEALNKLSVSDKEKDTILRAVAHDLRNPIVGISSLTKLMILDDEQGLIKDKLTLIDGACNNALTLIDDIIEAAENKQGVDFEVKVTKADVIEIVKNAIALLSYRAEEKQQNIKFETAVAKLEADIYAQKISRVISNLINNAIKFSQAGQEIKVVIEKQPENVLFKIIDNGIGIPKEYGNDIFQLFTSSKRFGTKGEKSYGLGLSICKQIVDAHGGKIWYEGNLGGGTIFCFTLPLYSV; from the coding sequence ATGTGTTGTACTGTTTTGTTGTCTTGCACTACAGACACACCTAAAAATTCTGTTAGTTTAATAGATTCGGTAATCGATAAAACCTCTTGGGTTTATAACGATACGGTAAATAAAGAACAGGCCGTACAAAAGCTACAATATTTGCTAAACCACGATAAGAGCTTGCCGCCCCAATCTAAATACAAAATTTACCACAGCTTATACTTTTATTATTTCTACAAGAACAATTACCAACAATCGTTGCTTTATGCCGATAGCATGATTTATACTGTAGAACGTACAAAAAGTGCAAAAAACTACATAGATGAACTAGCTAGTGCCTACTATTTTAAGGGCGATGCTTTATTTAGGCTAAAAGCTTACGAAGAGGCCTACCGAAATTATTTTCTAGGCAAGAAACTGATGCCAGTTATTGATGATAAGTGTAAGAGTAGTAATTACAATTATCGCATTGCCATGATTTTGTACAAGCAAGGTAAGTATAATGATGCCAACAGTTACTTTAAAATTACACTAGATGAAGTGAAACAATGCAGCACCAGTTTTTCTGAAGTTTTTAGACAACAGGAGCTGCTTAACAACATCGCGTTATGTTATTCGCGAACCAATAAAATTGATAGTGCCATCATTTATTATCAGAAGGCGTTAAAATATATTGTAGCTAACGATACATTGCCAGAGAGGAAAAAATACTATTTATCGGCCAGAGGAGTAGTGTATGGTAATATTGGAGGGGAGATGTTGCGTAAAAAGCAATTTGACAAGGCCGAAACTTTCCTTAAAAAAAGTATAGCCATTAACGATCTTCCCGGTTATGATAGTGTAGATGTGGTTACCGCAAAAATAAAACTAATTAAAGTTTATTTGGAAACAGAGCAGCTTGCCAAAGCCGGAAATTATTTGCAAATTTTAAAAAAAGATAGTGAAAAGCTTAATGTGTTAGATTTTAAACGCACTTACCATCTGCTCAGTTCGAAGCATTTAGACGCAGTTGGCGAGCCTAGATTAGCGCTACATCATTTAGAACGCTACGCCTCACTTTCTGATTCTTTACAAAAGGAAACCGATAAGCTAAAATCTACCAGTGTAGACGAGCGTTTTAGAAATTTAAGCAACGAGAGCGAAATTAACTCCTTAAAAAGAGAGGCCGAAATTCAGCAGCGCTACCTTTACATCACTATGGTTTTTATCGCAATGGCTATTTCTATCGTGGTGCTTATCTATATCTATTTGCGAAAATCAAAAAAGAATATTAGGGAGTTAACGAACCTTAATAATGAAATTTTGCTGCAAAAGAACAAACTGGAAGAAGCATTAAACAAGTTAAGTGTTAGCGATAAAGAAAAAGATACCATTTTGAGAGCTGTAGCCCACGATTTAAGAAACCCCATAGTTGGTATTTCTAGTTTAACAAAGTTGATGATCTTGGATGATGAACAAGGGTTGATTAAGGATAAACTTACGTTGATTGATGGCGCTTGCAACAATGCCTTAACCTTAATAGACGATATAATTGAAGCCGCAGAAAATAAGCAGGGTGTAGATTTTGAGGTTAAGGTAACTAAAGCTGATGTGATTGAAATTGTGAAAAATGCGATTGCTTTATTAAGCTACAGGGCTGAGGAAAAACAACAAAACATAAAATTTGAAACAGCTGTAGCCAAGTTAGAGGCTGATATTTATGCGCAAAAAATATCAAGAGTAATTAGTAATTTGATTAACAATGCCATTAAGTTTAGCCAAGCTGGGCAAGAAATAAAAGTTGTAATAGAGAAGCAACCTGAAAATGTGTTGTTTAAAATAATTGATAACGGTATTGGCATCCCTAAGGAATATGGGAACGATATTTTCCAGCTGTTTACCTCATCTAAACGTTTTGGTACCAAGGGCGAAAAATCTTATGGGCTTGGGCTGTCTATCTGTAAGCAAATTGTTGATGCTCATGGCGGTAAAATTTGGTACGAAGGCAATCTGGGCGGCGGTACCATTTTTTGTTTTACTTTGCCTTTATATAGCGTTTAA
- a CDS encoding deoxycytidylate deaminase, whose translation MAKKTFNEIYMNLASDLASRSHCVRAHVGAVLTKDTRIISIGYNGPPPGTHNCDEEWPETGCARDSKGSCSLALHAEENAILYAVKNGSKIEGATLYTTLSPCIACARLILSSGIREVFYRDSYAAYKGLASDEGVDFLNRFGVKTTLLNGN comes from the coding sequence ATGGCAAAAAAGACGTTTAACGAGATTTATATGAACCTGGCATCAGATTTGGCTAGCCGTTCGCACTGTGTGAGGGCTCATGTAGGTGCTGTGCTAACTAAAGATACCCGTATCATTTCTATAGGTTATAACGGGCCGCCTCCAGGTACGCACAATTGCGACGAAGAATGGCCAGAAACAGGTTGCGCTAGAGATAGTAAAGGAAGTTGTTCGCTGGCTTTACATGCCGAAGAAAATGCCATTCTCTACGCTGTAAAAAATGGATCGAAAATAGAAGGCGCTACCTTATATACCACTTTATCTCCATGTATAGCCTGTGCTAGGTTAATCCTATCTTCGGGAATAAGAGAGGTTTTTTACCGCGATTCGTACGCTGCTTATAAAGGTTTAGCCAGCGATGAAGGGGTAGATTTCTTGAATAGGTTTGGGGTAAAAACTACACTTTTAAATGGTAATTAA
- a CDS encoding sugar MFS transporter — protein sequence MTSTQPQNRTALLPMVICCALFFIFGFVTWANGTLIPFLKLALNLETDLQAFFVTFASYIAYFFLALPSSWILNKIGFKNGLVLGMVVLGVGSLVFIPAADNRSFELFLTGIFIQGSAMALLQTAVNPYLSIIGPIDSAAARISIAGLCNKGAGVLVPIIFGILFLKNAEETTAKINATTDINAKNAILDELLQRVHTPYIALAVIFVLFAIFIKFINLPEVKEEEDAVEDTGALTEVKTATKTSVFQYPHLFLGAFAIFCCVAAEVMAGDGIATYGRELNIAPNLVRFSTSFTLICMLVGYVVGIVAIPKFVSQQMALRICALSGVTLTIVSAFTSGYVSYYSVALLGLANSLMWPAIFPLGIKGLGKFTKTGSAIMIMGIAGGALVLPIYGFLKDSLQIDFQHAFLYTMLPAYLYIIFFAIKGHKAGTGVN from the coding sequence ATGACCTCAACACAACCTCAAAACAGAACTGCCTTATTGCCTATGGTAATTTGCTGCGCTTTGTTTTTTATTTTCGGCTTTGTAACCTGGGCCAACGGTACTTTAATTCCATTTTTAAAACTGGCACTTAATCTAGAAACAGATTTACAGGCATTTTTCGTAACCTTTGCCTCTTATATTGCTTATTTTTTCTTAGCCTTACCCAGTTCGTGGATTTTAAACAAAATTGGCTTTAAAAATGGTTTGGTATTAGGCATGGTGGTGTTGGGTGTAGGTTCTTTGGTCTTTATTCCGGCGGCAGATAACAGAAGTTTCGAATTGTTTTTAACCGGTATTTTTATCCAAGGTTCGGCAATGGCTTTATTGCAAACGGCGGTAAACCCATATCTAAGTATTATTGGCCCTATAGATAGTGCGGCGGCACGTATTTCTATTGCTGGGTTGTGTAATAAAGGTGCTGGTGTGTTGGTGCCTATCATCTTCGGGATTTTATTCTTGAAAAACGCAGAAGAAACCACCGCTAAAATTAATGCCACTACCGATATCAATGCTAAAAATGCAATTTTAGACGAGCTTTTACAGCGAGTACATACACCGTACATTGCCTTAGCGGTAATTTTCGTGTTGTTTGCCATATTTATCAAATTCATCAATTTGCCCGAAGTTAAGGAAGAAGAAGATGCAGTTGAAGATACAGGTGCGTTAACAGAGGTTAAAACGGCGACAAAAACCAGCGTTTTTCAATATCCACACTTATTTTTGGGTGCCTTTGCCATTTTCTGCTGTGTTGCTGCCGAAGTAATGGCTGGAGATGGTATCGCCACCTATGGACGTGAACTAAATATCGCCCCTAATCTGGTTCGTTTTTCAACTTCGTTTACCCTCATTTGTATGCTGGTAGGCTATGTGGTTGGCATTGTAGCCATTCCTAAATTTGTATCGCAACAAATGGCATTACGTATTTGTGCCCTAAGTGGTGTAACGCTTACCATTGTTTCGGCGTTTACTTCTGGCTACGTTTCTTATTATTCGGTTGCTTTATTAGGTTTAGCGAACTCGCTGATGTGGCCTGCCATTTTCCCTTTGGGCATTAAAGGTTTAGGTAAGTTTACCAAAACAGGTTCGGCAATTATGATTATGGGTATTGCTGGTGGTGCTTTAGTTTTACCAATTTACGGTTTTTTAAAAGATAGCTTGCAAATCGATTTTCAGCACGCATTTTTATACACCATGCTACCAGCGTATTTGTACATTATTTTCTTCGCCATAAAAGGCCATAAGGCGGGTACTGGTGTAAACTAA